The following coding sequences are from one bacterium window:
- the eutM gene encoding ethanolamine utilization microcompartment protein EutM: MEALGLIETKGLVAAIEAADAMVKAAQVTLIGSEKVGGGLVAVMVRGDVGAVKAATEAGAAAAEKIGELISVHVIPRPHSDVENLLPRGGAGKTVS; the protein is encoded by the coding sequence ATGGAAGCACTGGGTTTGATCGAAACCAAAGGATTGGTGGCCGCCATTGAGGCTGCGGACGCCATGGTCAAAGCCGCTCAAGTCACCCTGATCGGCTCGGAAAAAGTGGGCGGCGGGCTGGTGGCCGTCATGGTTCGTGGCGATGTGGGCGCGGTCAAAGCGGCCACGGAAGCCGGCGCTGCGGCTGCGGAAAAAATCGGCGAACTGATCTCGGTCCATGTGATCCCGCGGCCGCACAGCGATGTCGAAAATCTGCTGCCCCGAGGCGGCGCCGGTAAGACGGTCAGCTGA
- the mreC gene encoding rod shape-determining protein MreC, whose amino-acid sequence MPKNIKKIIITQLDYLALTLAVVASVALMFLGNHRSELDALHSVSLELLGRMAQPVAAIRRLGDVYEENSRLRYQNAMLQVRNCQLAEAHYENQRLRAMVGFAEQSTARLQPARVIGSGSHPGMATILINAGRLQGIEENQPVVSADGLVGKVISVSSNHSIVQLLTDRNFRVAALDQRSRVQGVFQWAGFDSGLLTGVFLSSDVKAGDWVVTSGQNSLFPTGLKIGVVSMIDDAHAGMFQKIYVTPRLDFSRLEEVFVMLDADSSRQARG is encoded by the coding sequence TTGCCGAAAAACATAAAGAAAATTATTATTACCCAACTGGACTATCTGGCCCTTACTCTGGCCGTCGTCGCATCCGTCGCATTGATGTTTCTCGGCAACCACAGAAGCGAATTGGATGCGCTGCACAGCGTCAGCCTGGAACTCTTGGGACGCATGGCGCAGCCGGTCGCCGCGATCCGGCGATTGGGCGATGTTTATGAAGAGAACAGCCGCTTGCGTTATCAAAACGCCATGCTTCAGGTGCGCAACTGTCAGCTGGCAGAGGCGCACTATGAGAATCAGCGCTTACGCGCCATGGTGGGTTTTGCCGAACAGTCTACAGCGCGTCTGCAGCCCGCACGAGTGATCGGCTCAGGCAGCCATCCCGGCATGGCGACGATCCTGATTAATGCAGGCCGACTGCAGGGCATTGAGGAAAACCAGCCGGTGGTGTCGGCCGACGGCTTGGTGGGAAAAGTCATCTCAGTCTCTTCCAACCATTCGATCGTTCAACTGTTGACCGACCGCAACTTTCGTGTCGCCGCTCTGGATCAGCGCAGCCGCGTGCAAGGCGTCTTTCAATGGGCGGGGTTTGACTCCGGTCTGCTCACCGGTGTGTTCCTCAGCTCGGACGTCAAAGCGGGTGATTGGGTGGTGACCTCAGGGCAGAATTCCCTGTTTCCGACCGGCCTCAAGATCGGCGTGGTCTCGATGATCGACGACGCCCACGCCGGCATGTTTCAAAAGATCTATGTCACGCCTCGTCTGGATTTTTCCCGGTTGGAAGAGGTGTTCGTGATGCTGGATGCGGACAGCAGCCGACAGGCAAGGGGCTGA
- a CDS encoding 50S ribosomal protein L25, protein MAENVIEAQRRTTTGSAEARRTRRKDQVPGIFYQHGKASQPFLVDSKALLAIVHAESALFDVRFDGEAIQKCIVREIQWDPITQKPIHVDLMGVSMTEKISVAVPVRLLGVPYGVKTENGILQHLMREVDVECLPSDIPDSIELDVTELKIGDSLHLSDIHVDKVKVLGDLERPIATVTALRIVEETPAAAEETAPAEPEVIGKKAEAEEAEE, encoded by the coding sequence ATGGCAGAAAACGTCATTGAAGCACAGCGCCGCACCACCACGGGTTCGGCGGAAGCAAGAAGAACCAGGCGTAAAGATCAAGTGCCTGGAATTTTTTATCAGCACGGCAAAGCATCGCAGCCGTTCTTGGTGGACAGTAAGGCGTTGCTCGCCATCGTGCATGCCGAGTCAGCCCTGTTCGACGTCCGTTTTGACGGCGAGGCCATACAAAAATGCATCGTCCGCGAAATCCAATGGGACCCCATCACCCAAAAACCGATCCATGTCGACCTGATGGGCGTGTCTATGACCGAAAAGATCTCCGTGGCCGTACCGGTCCGTCTGCTCGGTGTGCCCTATGGCGTTAAAACTGAGAACGGTATCCTGCAGCACCTGATGCGTGAAGTGGATGTGGAATGTTTGCCCAGCGACATTCCGGACAGCATCGAACTCGACGTCACGGAGCTTAAAATCGGCGACTCGCTGCACCTGTCCGACATCCATGTGGATAAGGTCAAGGTGCTCGGCGATCTCGAGCGGCCGATCGCGACCGTGACTGCGCTGCGCATTGTCGAGGAAACGCCGGCGGCGGCCGAGGAAACGGCGCCTGCAGAGCCGGAAGTGATCGGCAAGAAAGCCGAGGCTGAAGAAGCTGAAGAGTGA
- a CDS encoding UDP-2,3-diacylglucosamine diphosphatase: MDEQIYIISDAHIGAQRSGMEEKKTALLLSFLQSLQDQPCRLIICGDLFDFWFEYRHAIPNRHFQILAQLSSLVRSGIPIDYIAGNHDFWLGAFMRHEVGLQLHRDAFELLLQGKKIYLRHGDGLLKKDYGYRALKRVLRHPLNVWLYRWLHPDIGVPLALFFSQMSRDADKAADVQNDEDYRAFASAKIDQGYDIVVLGHTHVPACMRYHQGWYVNAGNWITAFSYVKIEDGLPSLHRWEGRTQEKTIAGAAH; the protein is encoded by the coding sequence ATGGACGAACAAATATACATTATCTCGGACGCGCATATCGGTGCGCAACGGTCGGGGATGGAAGAAAAAAAAACGGCGCTGTTGCTCTCGTTTTTGCAGTCCCTGCAGGACCAACCCTGCCGCCTGATCATCTGCGGCGATCTTTTCGATTTCTGGTTTGAATACCGTCATGCCATCCCCAACCGCCATTTCCAGATTCTGGCGCAGCTGTCATCGCTCGTCCGCTCCGGCATTCCCATCGATTACATCGCCGGCAACCATGATTTCTGGCTGGGCGCTTTCATGCGGCATGAGGTGGGACTGCAGTTGCATCGCGATGCCTTCGAGCTGCTGCTCCAAGGTAAAAAGATCTATCTGCGTCATGGCGATGGCTTGCTGAAAAAAGATTACGGCTATCGGGCGCTGAAAAGGGTGTTACGTCACCCCCTTAACGTTTGGCTCTATCGCTGGCTGCACCCGGACATCGGCGTGCCGTTGGCTTTGTTTTTTTCTCAGATGAGTCGAGATGCAGATAAAGCGGCCGACGTACAGAACGACGAAGACTATCGCGCTTTTGCTTCTGCAAAGATCGATCAGGGTTATGATATCGTGGTGCTCGGCCATACCCATGTGCCCGCCTGCATGCGGTATCATCAGGGCTGGTATGTCAATGCAGGCAATTGGATCACGGCGTTCAGCTATGTAAAGATCGAGGACGGCCTTCCGTCCCTTCATCGCTGGGAGGGCCGCACGCAGGAGAAAACCATTGCTGGCGCGGCGCATTGA
- the mreD gene encoding rod shape-determining protein MreD, translated as MRYLFYLFLIGLALVVQVTLGDLFAVRGIKPDLCIIALCYISMREGRRRAVVWGFSAGLVEDLLSHALLGPGALARSVASFAAGTFLSDHAFHHSYQASFRVMGIALLNNMVLFAALSVIEHWSPGVLWWRILFSTLYTELVTLILFSLISQETWEKLYKADSVPFV; from the coding sequence GTGAGATATCTATTCTACCTCTTTCTCATCGGATTGGCCTTGGTGGTGCAGGTGACGCTGGGGGACCTGTTCGCCGTCCGCGGCATCAAACCGGATCTGTGCATCATCGCCTTGTGCTATATCAGCATGCGCGAAGGCCGGAGGCGCGCGGTGGTATGGGGGTTCAGCGCCGGACTGGTCGAAGATCTGCTCAGCCATGCCCTGCTGGGCCCCGGGGCATTGGCCCGCTCGGTGGCCTCCTTTGCCGCCGGCACGTTCCTGAGCGATCACGCTTTTCACCATTCCTATCAAGCCAGTTTTCGCGTTATGGGCATCGCGCTGTTGAACAACATGGTCTTATTTGCTGCGTTGTCTGTGATCGAGCATTGGTCGCCGGGCGTTCTGTGGTGGCGGATTCTCTTCTCCACCTTGTACACGGAACTGGTTACGCTCATACTGTTTTCCCTGATCTCCCAGGAGACGTGGGAAAAATTGTACAAAGCGGATTCTGTTCCGTTTGTCTAA
- a CDS encoding peptidyl-tRNA hydrolase: protein MSERPPLEPRRCLIVGLGNPGKRYQYTRHNLGFLALERLAEERQGSFTSKRCHAETAVATWGHTPVLLAKPQTYMNLSGQAVAGLMAYYRIDLDRLLVVLDDNDLPLGRLRL, encoded by the coding sequence GTGAGCGAACGCCCCCCACTCGAACCGCGCCGTTGCCTGATCGTCGGCTTGGGCAACCCGGGTAAACGGTACCAGTACACACGCCACAATCTCGGCTTTCTGGCGCTGGAACGGCTGGCCGAAGAACGGCAGGGCTCGTTTACATCAAAACGTTGCCACGCAGAGACCGCGGTTGCCACGTGGGGGCATACGCCCGTGCTGCTGGCAAAACCGCAGACCTACATGAACCTCAGCGGCCAGGCCGTGGCGGGGTTGATGGCTTATTACCGCATCGATCTGGACCGCTTGCTGGTGGTGCTGGACGACAACGACCTGCCCCTGGGACGCCTGCGGCTG
- the ispE gene encoding 4-(cytidine 5'-diphospho)-2-C-methyl-D-erythritol kinase, producing the protein MITIKAYAKINLCLRVLGRRPDGYHELETLFQQIDLCDTLLFSEADQALTVTTSHADCPADEKNIVYRAADLLRRCSGCQSGVHIHIEKHIPMGAGLGGGSSDAAAALMGLNRLWRLNLDDALLHQLASQLGADVAFFLHGGSALGTGRGEQLQPLRLPLDYYGVLVYPRFPISTAWAYQNLKLNLTNSPKRSKFYSFDDLVNDRESWQQGFTNDLEKVVFEEYPELDRLREQLATAGAFFSRMSGSGSCIYGLYETRARAEKAFLGVGTSYQRFLFSPISTHANPAETV; encoded by the coding sequence ATGATCACGATTAAAGCATATGCGAAAATCAACCTCTGTCTGCGCGTGCTCGGAAGGCGCCCGGATGGGTACCATGAGTTGGAGACCCTGTTTCAGCAGATCGACCTGTGCGACACCCTGCTGTTCAGCGAGGCGGACCAAGCCCTGACTGTGACCACCAGCCATGCGGACTGCCCGGCGGACGAAAAAAACATCGTTTATCGAGCGGCGGACCTGCTGCGCCGCTGCAGCGGTTGTCAGTCCGGGGTTCACATCCATATTGAAAAGCACATCCCCATGGGTGCCGGCTTGGGCGGCGGCAGCAGCGATGCTGCCGCCGCCCTCATGGGGCTGAATCGCCTATGGCGCCTGAACCTGGATGACGCGCTGCTGCATCAACTGGCCAGCCAGCTTGGCGCTGACGTGGCGTTCTTTTTGCACGGCGGCAGCGCCCTGGGGACCGGCCGCGGCGAACAGTTACAACCGCTGCGGTTGCCGCTGGATTATTACGGCGTACTGGTCTATCCCCGCTTTCCCATCTCCACCGCCTGGGCCTATCAGAACCTTAAATTAAACTTGACAAATAGCCCAAAAAGAAGTAAATTTTATAGTTTTGATGATCTTGTCAATGACCGTGAATCCTGGCAGCAGGGCTTCACCAATGACCTGGAAAAGGTGGTCTTTGAAGAGTATCCGGAGCTCGACCGTTTGCGTGAACAGCTCGCAACTGCCGGCGCGTTTTTTAGCCGTATGTCCGGCAGCGGCTCCTGCATATATGGTTTATATGAAACTCGAGCCCGTGCCGAGAAAGCCTTTCTCGGCGTTGGTACATCCTACCAACGATTTCTCTTTTCCCCCATTTCCACTCACGCGAATCCGGCTGAGACAGTTTGA
- a CDS encoding ribose-phosphate pyrophosphokinase produces MTITTPSRREAKLFSGRSSLALAGNIAQAFGKELGQITIKNFSDGEIWVKFEENIRGTDVFLIQSTNAPSENLLELLIMIDAAKRASAYRITAVIPYFGYARQDRKDQPRVAISGKLVADLITKAGADRILAMDLHTPQIQGFFDIPVDHLYASAIFVEHFKKHMDRSNLVVASPDIGGVHMARSYARRLETPLVMLDKIRIKHNDCVVTHQLIGDVSGKDVLLVDDLVDTGGTLCNGAVVLHSKGAKNVYVAATHAILSGSAAVRLQESVISQLFFSDSVEIPDYKRKEKFQFLSVAPLLAEGITRIHEERSISDLFPEKGPIL; encoded by the coding sequence ATGACAATTACCACTCCAAGTCGGCGCGAGGCCAAGCTCTTCTCTGGTCGTTCCAGCCTCGCACTGGCCGGCAACATCGCCCAGGCCTTCGGCAAGGAATTAGGACAGATCACCATTAAAAATTTTTCTGATGGGGAGATCTGGGTCAAATTTGAAGAGAACATCCGCGGCACCGATGTCTTCCTGATCCAATCCACCAACGCTCCCAGCGAAAATCTCCTGGAGCTGCTCATCATGATCGATGCCGCCAAACGCGCCTCGGCCTACCGCATCACAGCGGTAATCCCCTATTTCGGCTACGCCCGGCAGGACCGCAAGGACCAACCACGAGTGGCGATCTCGGGGAAACTGGTGGCCGATCTGATCACCAAGGCCGGCGCCGATCGTATCCTGGCCATGGACTTGCACACGCCGCAGATTCAGGGCTTTTTCGACATCCCGGTTGATCATCTGTACGCCTCGGCCATCTTTGTTGAACATTTTAAAAAGCACATGGACCGGAGCAATCTGGTGGTCGCCTCTCCGGACATCGGCGGCGTTCACATGGCCCGCTCCTACGCCCGCCGGCTGGAAACGCCGCTGGTGATGCTTGACAAAATCCGCATCAAACACAACGACTGTGTGGTGACGCACCAACTCATCGGCGATGTGTCCGGCAAGGACGTGCTGCTGGTGGACGACCTGGTGGACACCGGCGGCACGTTGTGCAACGGAGCCGTCGTGCTGCACAGCAAGGGCGCGAAAAACGTCTACGTCGCAGCCACGCACGCCATCCTCTCCGGATCCGCGGCGGTGCGCCTGCAGGAATCGGTGATCTCCCAGTTGTTCTTTTCCGATTCGGTCGAAATTCCCGATTACAAAAGGAAAGAAAAATTTCAGTTTTTATCCGTCGCGCCGTTGCTGGCCGAAGGCATCACTCGAATTCACGAAGAAAGGTCCATCTCCGATCTGTTTCCGGAGAAAGGACCGATCCTTTAA